A stretch of DNA from Gottschalkia acidurici 9a:
ATAAAAAGGATTTTCTTTCTTGTTAAGTTCCATCCAAGCAAACAATAGGCTTCCACCTCTTGATACTATATGTGTAATTCTTTTGTTCTTTTTAAATCTTTCAGCTGTAGCTTTATTTATTCCAGCATGAATAGTCATAAAATCTACACCATCTTTAGCGTGTTTTTCTACCACATTTAAGAATTCCTTCTCACTTATGTCCTGTAGTTCTTTATCATAAAACCCTACAGCATCATAAATAGGAACTGTACCTATCATGGCTTTTGAATAGTCTATAAGTCTTTGTCTAAACTCTTCTGTCTTTCCAAATGAGCTTAAATCCATTATTGCTTCTGCTTTTAGCTCTATAGATTTTTTTACCTTCTTCATCTCCAAGTCAATATTTTGACAATCTTTAGATATACCTAAGTTTACATTAACTTTAGTTTTAAGTCCTTGCCCTATTCCTTCTGGATCTAAACTTTTATGATTTTTGTTGGCAGGTATTACTACCTTACCCTCTGCAATTAATTCTCTTAGTGTTTCTAAATCCATTTGCTCCTTTTCAGCTACTATTTTCATTTCTTTAGTTAATATTCCTTTTTTAGCAGCATCCATTTGTGTTGTATAACTCATTTTATCTTCCCCCTATATTATTAAAATAAAAAAAGGCTTACCGTAGTGGTAAGCCTTTTGATTTGTTATAGACGAGTTTAATTGTATAGAAATTGTAATAAATCTTATATTTTCTATATAAATACTTTTATCGTTTATAAAATGAAAAGCTTCCCTACGATGGTACTAACCACATCAGGTTCAAAGGGTCAGGACTTAACCTTCTCAGCAAAAGCTCCCCTAGCTATATTTTCTATTTTTTATATTATCAAACTAATTATATCATAGCTTAACTATCTATACTAGGTAATTACTAAATCTTTGACGAGTACTTTATGTTTTAATATAAGCTGAATAGGAGCATCAAATGTGGATAATATTAAAGATAAAAGAGGTGATTATAATTGTCCAAATTACTTATTAATGATATTAAAAGAGTTTTCATTGCAATAGAATTTACAGAAAGCATAAAAGATTTTCTACATGGAATCTAAAAGAGGTAGCTTTACTAGTAAAGAAAACTTTCACTTAACTCTTAAATTTATTAGAGAAGTAAAAATATCTGATATAGAAAAAATAGAAGGATGCATTGATAGAGCATCTTTAAACCAAAGAAGCTTTCAATTAAAGTTAGATAAAATAGGTCAATTTTTAAGAGGAAACAAATCTGTAGTTTAGGTTGGGCTAAAATTAAATAACGATCTAGAAAAAATACATTTGAGCTTAGAGTCATTACTTGAGAAAATAGGAATTAAAAAAGAAAAAAGGAGCTTTACATCTCACATTACTCTTGGAAGACAGGTAGTATTAAATGAAG
This window harbors:
- a CDS encoding 2'-5' RNA ligase family protein; protein product: MESKRGSFTSKENFHLTLKFIREVKISDIEKIEGCIDRASLNQRSFQLKLDKIGQFLRGNKSVV